The Arachis hypogaea cultivar Tifrunner chromosome 19, arahy.Tifrunner.gnm2.J5K5, whole genome shotgun sequence genome has a window encoding:
- the LOC112779273 gene encoding ABC transporter C family member 8, whose product MACFGITRDDFSGTCLGNFNWTSISTQGTIIDTTNLIFLCIFYISLLINLIMRIPCGSSRKGWLHLVTSFCCAFLSITCLVNGFWNLIAKSNGSNQLSLIYFIRSLVWISLTVSLLVQKSQWTKILTTIWWVCSCALVSTLNIEILVREQKLEIYDMMIWPVHILLVIYNFHNHGYFVQQKASDSSLSDPLLAHKVEHNQETELGHDNILNRMTFSWINLLLKLGYSKPLTLEDIPSLASEDEAEIGYQKFAHELDSLLRERSKNDSTNLVLWSIVRVYFKENIFIAICAVLRTVCAVASPLLVYSFVKYSNSIEQDLKWGLTIVACLVLAKVVESMSQRHWFFNSRRSGMKMRSTLMAAVYQKQLKLSVWGRRRHSTGEIVNYIVVDAYRMGEFPWWFHIAWSSALQVFLAVCVLFGVVGLGALPGLVPLLICGIINVPFAKILQRCRSEFMVAQDERLRSTSEILSSMKIIKLQSWEEKFKKLVESLRAREFKCLTKAQLMRAFGAFIYWMSPTIISSVIFTGCVLFQSAPLNAETIFTILAVLKSMGEPVNLIPEALSVLIQVKVSFDRLNAFLLDDEIKVDDGRRNATLSSCNSVEIIAGNFTWNEESLHPTLRDVNLDIKWGQKIAVCGPVGAGKTALLYAILGEIPKVSGTVSVGGTFAYVSQIPWIQSGTIRDNILYGKPMEKTRYEYCIKVCALDKDIDGFSHGDLTEIGQRGINMSGGQKQRIQLARAVYSDADIYLLDDPFSAVDAHTASILFNDCVKTALRSKTVILVTHQVEFLSEVDQILVMERGEITQSGSYKDLLIAGTAFEQLLNAHRDAIIGMKKRNEKERVLENIVAVHQEDSHGLNLANRGSEADISSKVQLTQEEEKEFGDIGWKTFCDYILFPKGSWLLCCCILAKCLFIGLQAASTFWLALAIEIPKVTSSILIGVYAVISFLSVVFSYLKSFFGAHLGLKASKAFFSAFNDAIFSAPMLFLDSTPVGRILTRASSDFSFLDFDMAFATFFVIGEIIELSTMIGIMVSVTWQVLIVAILALAASKYLQGYYQVSARELMRINGTTKAPLMNFTAETSLGVITIRATKMMDRFFKSYLKLVDTDATLFFHSNAATEWLILRIEALQNLTLFTAALLLILLPKGYVAPGLVGVSLSYAFSLTATQVFLTKWFCNLSNYLISLERIKQFINIPSEPSAIVEDLRPPSSWPSRGRIDLQSLEIRYRPNAPLVLKGISCTFKEGSRVGVVGRTGSGKTTLISALFRLVEPAGGDILIDGINICSIGLKDLRMKLSIIPQEPTLFRGSIRTNLDPLGLYTDHEIWKALEKCQLKETISCLPNLLDSSVSDEGENWSVGQRQLFCLGRVLLKRNRILVLDEATASIDSTTDAILQRVIREEFSECTVITVAHRVPTVIDSDMVMVLSYGKLIEYDEPSKLMERASSFYKLVSEYWSNCNRNILQND is encoded by the exons ATGGCATGCTTTGGAATCACAAGAG ATGACTTCTCAGGAACATGTCTTGGAAATTTCAATTGGACTTCAATTTCCACTCAAGGGACTATAATAGACACAACCAACCTAATTTTTCTATGTATTTTCTATATATCTTTGCTCATAAATTTGATAATGAGAATCCCTTGTGGTAGCTCAAGAAAGGGGTGGCTTCATTTAGTTACTTCATTCTGTTGTGCTTTTTTGAGCATTACCTGTTTGGTTAATGGCTTCTGGAATCTCATAGCCAAATCTAATGGTTCCAATCAGCTGAGTTTGATTTACTTTATAAGATCACTGGTTTGGATTTCCTTAACTGTTTCTTTGCTTGTTCAGAAATCCCAGTGGACTAAAATTTTAACCACTATTTGGTGGGTGTGTTCATGTGCATTGGTCTCAACACTAAACATTGAAATTCTAGTTAGAGAGCAAAAGCTTGAGATTTATGACATGATGATATGGCCAGTACATATTCTACTTGTAATCTATAATTTCCATAACCATGGCTATTTTGTTCAACAAAAAGCCTCAGATTCTAGTTTATCTGATCCTCTACTAGCTCATAAGGTTGAGCATAATCAAGAAACAGAGTTAGGCCATGACAACATTCTCAATAGAATGACATTCTCTTGGATCAATTTGTTACTGAAATTGGGTTACTCAAAGCCACTAACACTTGAAGACATCCCTTCCCTTGCTTCTGAAGATGAAGCTGAGATTGGTTATCAAAAGTTTGCTCATGAATTGGACTCCCTTTTGAGGGAGAGGAGCAAGAATGATTCTACAAACTTGGTTCTTTGGTCGATTGTGCGAGTTTACTTTAAAGAAAACATATTTATAGCCATTTGTGCTGTTCTCAGGACAGTTTGTGCTGTGGCTTCTCCCTTACTTGTCTATTCCTTTGTGAAATATTCCAATTCCATTGAGCAAGACTTGAAATGGGGACTAACCATAGTGGCATGTCTAGTACTCGCCAAGGTGGTTGAGTCTATGTCTCAGAGGCATTGGTTTTTCAACTCAAGGAGGTCAGGGATGAAAATGAGATCAACTTTAATGGCAGCAGTATATCAGAAGCAGTTAAAGCTTTCTGTTTGGGGTAGGAGAAGGCATTCAACTGGTGAGATAGTGAATTATATTGTGGTTGATGCATATCGAATGGGAGAATTTCCATGGTGGTTTCATATAGCCTGGAGTTCTGCATTGCAAGTTTTTCTGGCTGTTTGTGTTCTTTTTGGTGTTGTTGGTCTTGGTGCACTTCCTGGTTTAGTCCCTCTTCTCATTTGTGGAATCATCAATGTTCCATTTGCAAAGATCCTACAAAGATGTCGTTCTGAGTTTATGGTTGCACAGGATGAGCGTCTGAGATCAACTTCAGAGATTCTAAGTAGCATGAAAATCATAAAGTTACAATCATGGGAGGAAAAGTTCAAGAAACTAGTCGAATCGCTTCGCGCTAGAGAGTTCAAATGCTTGACTAAGGCACAGTTAATGAGAGCTTTTGGGGCATTCATTTATTGGATGTCTCCTACCATAATCTCTTCTGTTATCTTCACGGGGTGTGTTCTTTTCCAAAGTGCACCTTTGAATGCTGAAACCATCTTCACAATTCTTGCAGTATTGAAAAGCATGGGAGAACCTGTTAATCTGATTCCAGAGGCACTATCTGTTCTTATCCAAGTCAAAGTCTCCTTCGATCGCCTCAACGCATTTTTGCTGGATGATGAGATAAAAGTTGATGATGGTAGAAGAAATGCAACACTGAGTTCTTGTAACAGTGTTGAAATTATTGCAGGAAATTTCACCTGGAATGAGGAATCATTGCATCCAACCCTGAGAGATGTGAATCTAGATATAAAATGGGGTCAGAAAATAGCAGTTTGTGGACCAGTTGGAGCTGGAAAAACAGCTCTCTTATATGCAATTCTTGGAGAGATACCAAAAGTTTCAGGAACA GTTAGTGTTGGTGGAACTTTTGCATATGTTTCCCAAATTCCTTGGATCCAAAGTGGTACCATTCGCGATAATATCCTCTATGGAAAGCCTATGGAGAAAACCAGATATGAATATTGCATTAAGGTATGTGCCTTGGATAAGGATATTGATGGATTCAGCCATGGTGATCTCACAGAAATTGGTCAGCGAGGGATCAACATGAGTGGAGGACAAAAGCAAAGGATTCAACTCGCTCGAGCCGTCTATAGTGATGCAGATATCTATCTCCTTGATGACCCTTTTAGTGCTGTAGATGCTCATACTGCTTCCATTCTGTTCAAT GATTGTGTGAAGACTGCTTTAAGAAGCAAAACTGTTATTCTAGTGACTCATCAAGttgaatttctctcagaagttgATCAAATTCTG GTGATGGAGAGAGGAGAAATAACTCAATCAGGAAGTTATAAAGATCTTTTGATTGCTGGAACAGCCTTTGAACAACTATTGAATGCTCACAGAGATGCAATCATAGGGATGAAGAAAAGGAATGAGAAGGAGAGAGTTCTTGAAAATATAGTTGCAGTTCATCAAGAGGATTCACATGGTTTGAATCTCGCAAACCGTGGAAGTGAAGCTGACATTTCCTCCAAAGTTCAACTTACACAAGAGGAAGAAAAGGAGTTTGGTGATATTGGATGGAAGACATTCTGTGATTATATTCTATTCCCCAagggatcatggcttctatgctGTTGCATATTGGCAAAATGCTTATTTATTGGTCTGCAAGCTGCATCAACTTTTTGGCTCGCACTAGCAATTGAGATACCAAAAGTAACAAGTAGCATCTTGATTGGAGTTTATGCTGTGATTTCCTTTTTAAGTGTTGTATTTTCATATCTAAAGTCTTTCTTTGGTGCACATCTTGGTTTGAAAGCTTCTAAGGCTTTCTTCTCTGCTTTCAATGATGCCATCTTCAGTGCTCCTATGTTGTTCCTTGACTCAACACCTGTAGGGAGGATTCTAACCAGA GCTTCATCAGATTTTAGTTTTTTGGATTTCGATATGGCTTTCGCAACCTTCTTTGTAATAGGCGAAATAATTGAACTTTCAACAATGATTGGGATCATGGTTTCAGTCACATGGCAGGTTCTCATTGTTGCCATTCTTGCACTGGCGGCTTCAAAATATCTTCAG GGTTATTATCAAGTTTCTGCAAGGGAACTTATGAGAATCAATGGAACTACAAAAGCTCCTCTTATGAATTTTACAGCTGAGACATCACTTGGTGTGATTACTATAAGGGCTACCAAGATGATGGACAGATTTTTCAAAAGCTACCTAAAACTTGTTGACACAGATGCCACACTGTTCTTTCATTCTAATGCTGCCACAGAATGGTTAATTTTAAGGATTGAAGCCTTACAGAACTTGACACTCTTCACTGCAGCTTTGTTGCTTATTTTACTTCCAAAGGGATATGTGGCCCCTG GTCTTGTCGGAGTTTCGCTATCTTATGCATTTTCATTGACAGCCACCCAAGTTTTTCTGACCAAGTGGTTCTGCAACTTATCAAACTATTTGATCTCTCTTGAAAGAATCAAGCAATTTATTAACATACCATCCGAGCCTAGTGCAATTGTGGAGGACTTAAGGCCACCATCTTCTTGGCCGTCGAGGGGTCGGATTGATCTCCAATCTCTGGAG ATTAGATATCGTCCAAATGCTCCATTAGTCCTTAAGGGCATATCTTGTACATTTAAAGAAGGGAGTAGAGTGGGAGTGGTAGGAAGAACTGGAAGTGGAAAAACTACACTTATAAGCGCTTTATTCCGCTTAGTTGAGCCTGCAGGGGGTGATATTCTTATAGATGGGATCAACATATGCTCAATAGGGCTGAAAGATTTGAGAATGAAGCTAAGCATCATTCCTCAAGAACCAACACTTTTCAGGGGCAGCATTAGAACAAACTTGGACCCTTTAGGTCTCTACACTGATCATGAAATATGGAAG GCTCTAGAGAAATGTCAGCTTAAGGAAACAATTAGTTGTCTACCAAATCTCTTGGACTCTTCTG TGAGTGATGAAGGTGAAAACTGGAGTGTAGGGCAGCGCCAACTGTTTTGTCTAGGAAGAGTACTTCTTAAGAGGAACAGAATTCTTGTGCTGGATGAAGCTACTGCCTCCATTGATTCCACCACGGACGCCATTTTACAACGAGTTATCAGAGAAGAATTCTCAGAATGCACAGTTATAACGGTGGCTCACAGAGTTCCAACTGTAATAGATAGTGACATGGTCATGGTCCTGTCTTATG GGAAACTGATTGAATATGATGAGCCTTCAAAGCTTATGGAGAGAGCCTCTTCATTCTATAAGCTGGTGTCAGAATATTGGTCCAACTGTAATAGGAATATTCTCCAAAATGACTAA